One genomic segment of Pseudomonas sp. p1(2021b) includes these proteins:
- the gltX gene encoding glutamate--tRNA ligase, with protein sequence MTTVRTRIAPSPTGDPHVGTAYIALFNYCFAKQHGGEFILRIEDTDQLRSTRESEQQIFDALRWLGIEWNEGPDVGGPHGPYRQSERGEIYAKYAKQLVDAGHAFYCFCTAEELEQMRAEQMARGETPRYDGRALLLSAEEVQRRLDAGEPHVIRMKVPSEGVCVVPDMLRGDVEIPWDRMDMQVLMKNDGLPTYFLANVVDDHLMGITHVLRGEEWLPSAPKLIKLYEYFGWEQPKLCYMPLLRNPDKSKLSKRKNPTSVTFYERMGFMPEAMLNYLGRMGWSMPDEREKFSLAEMVEHFDLSRISLGGPIFDIEKLSWLNGQWLRDLPVEEFAARVQKWAFNSDYMMKIAPHVQGRVETFSQIAPLGGFFFEGGLKLDAKLFESKKLSADQVRQVMQLILWKLESLRQWEKDRITGCIQAVVEALELKLRDAMPLMFAAITGQASSVSVLDAMEILGPDLTRYRLRQALDLLGGVSKKENKEWEKLLATIA encoded by the coding sequence ATGACCACCGTTCGCACGCGCATCGCGCCATCGCCCACCGGCGATCCCCATGTCGGCACCGCCTACATCGCCCTGTTCAACTACTGCTTCGCCAAGCAGCACGGCGGTGAGTTCATCCTGCGTATCGAAGACACCGACCAGCTGCGTTCGACCCGTGAGTCGGAACAGCAAATCTTCGACGCCCTGCGTTGGCTCGGCATCGAGTGGAACGAGGGCCCGGACGTCGGTGGTCCCCATGGCCCTTACCGGCAGAGCGAGCGCGGCGAGATCTATGCCAAGTACGCCAAGCAGTTGGTGGATGCCGGCCACGCCTTCTATTGCTTCTGCACCGCCGAAGAGCTGGAGCAGATGCGTGCCGAGCAGATGGCGCGCGGCGAGACCCCGCGCTACGACGGTCGCGCCCTGTTGCTGAGCGCCGAGGAAGTGCAGCGCCGCCTGGATGCCGGCGAACCCCACGTGATCCGCATGAAGGTGCCGAGCGAGGGCGTCTGCGTGGTGCCGGACATGCTCCGTGGCGACGTCGAGATCCCATGGGACCGCATGGACATGCAGGTGCTGATGAAGAACGACGGCCTGCCGACCTACTTCCTGGCCAACGTGGTCGATGACCACCTGATGGGCATCACCCACGTCCTGCGCGGCGAGGAGTGGCTGCCGTCGGCACCGAAGCTGATCAAGCTGTACGAGTACTTCGGCTGGGAACAGCCCAAACTGTGCTACATGCCGCTGCTGCGCAACCCCGACAAGAGCAAGCTGTCCAAGCGCAAGAACCCAACCTCGGTGACTTTCTACGAGCGCATGGGCTTCATGCCCGAGGCGATGCTCAACTACCTGGGCCGCATGGGCTGGTCGATGCCGGACGAGCGCGAGAAGTTCTCCCTGGCCGAGATGGTCGAGCACTTCGACCTGTCGCGCATCTCCCTGGGTGGCCCGATTTTCGACATCGAGAAGCTGTCCTGGCTCAACGGCCAGTGGCTGCGCGACCTGCCGGTGGAAGAGTTCGCCGCACGCGTGCAGAAGTGGGCCTTCAACAGCGACTACATGATGAAGATCGCCCCCCATGTACAGGGCCGGGTCGAAACCTTCAGCCAGATCGCTCCGCTGGGTGGCTTCTTCTTCGAAGGCGGCCTGAAGCTCGACGCCAAGCTGTTCGAAAGCAAGAAGCTGTCCGCTGACCAGGTGCGCCAGGTGATGCAGTTGATCCTGTGGAAGCTCGAGAGCCTGCGCCAGTGGGAAAAGGACCGTATCACCGGCTGCATCCAGGCCGTGGTCGAAGCCCTGGAGCTGAAGCTGCGTGACGCCATGCCGCTGATGTTCGCCGCGATCACCGGCCAGGCCAGCTCGGTCTCGGTGCTCGACGCCATGGAGATTCTCGGCCCTGACCTGACCCGCTACCGTCTGCGCCAGGCCCTGGACCTGCTCGGCGGCGTGTCGAAGAAGGAAAACAAGGAGTGGGAGAAGCTGCTGGCGACCATCGCCTGA
- the uvrB gene encoding excinuclease ABC subunit UvrB codes for MSEFQLVTRFQPAGDQPEAIRLMVEGIEAGLSHQTLLGVTGSGKTFSIANVIQQVQRPTLVLAPNKTLAAQLYGEFKAFFPNNAVEYFVSYYDYYQPEAYVPSSDTFIEKDASINDHIEQMRLSATKALLERRDAIIVTTVSCIYGLGSPETYLKMVLHVDRGDKLDQRALLRRLADLQYTRNEMDFARATFRVRGDVVDIFPAESDLEAIRIELFDDEVENIAAFDPLTGEVIRKLPRFTFYPKSHYVTPRETLLEAVEGIKEELKDRLEYLHKANKLVEAQRLEQRTRFDLEMILELGYCNGIENYSRYLSGRPAGAPPPTLYDYLPADALLVIDESHVSVPQVGAMYKGDRSRKETLVEYGFRLPSALDNRPMRFDEWEAVSPQTIFVSATPGPYEAEHAGRVVEQVVRPTGLVDPEVEVRPALTQVDDLLSEIGKRVAAGERVLATTLTKRMAEDLTDYLADHDVRVRYLHSDIDTVERVEIIRDLRLGTFDVLVGINLLREGLDMPEVSLVAILDADKEGFLRSERSLIQTIGRAARNLNGKAILYADQVTGSMQRAIDETERRRAKQIDFNQAHGIVPKGVVKDITDIMEGASVPGGRSKKRKAMAKAAEESARYEAELQTPAQITKRIKLLEEKMFQLARDLEFEAAAQLRDEIAQLRDRLIAS; via the coding sequence ATGTCCGAGTTCCAGCTCGTCACCCGTTTCCAGCCGGCCGGCGACCAGCCCGAGGCCATCCGCTTGATGGTCGAGGGCATCGAGGCCGGGCTTTCGCACCAGACCCTGCTCGGGGTGACCGGCTCGGGCAAGACCTTCAGCATCGCCAACGTCATCCAGCAGGTGCAGCGCCCGACCCTGGTGCTGGCGCCGAACAAGACCCTGGCCGCACAGCTGTATGGCGAGTTCAAGGCGTTCTTCCCGAACAATGCGGTGGAGTACTTCGTTTCCTACTACGACTACTACCAGCCGGAAGCCTACGTGCCGTCGTCGGACACCTTCATCGAGAAGGACGCCTCGATCAACGACCATATCGAGCAGATGCGCCTGTCGGCGACCAAGGCACTGCTGGAGCGCCGCGACGCCATCATCGTCACCACGGTGTCGTGCATCTACGGCCTGGGCAGCCCGGAGACCTACCTGAAGATGGTCCTGCACGTCGATCGCGGCGACAAGCTCGACCAGCGTGCCTTGTTGCGCCGCCTGGCGGACCTGCAGTACACCCGCAACGAGATGGACTTCGCCCGCGCCACCTTCCGCGTGCGCGGCGACGTGGTCGACATCTTCCCGGCCGAATCGGACCTCGAAGCCATCCGCATCGAGCTGTTCGACGACGAGGTGGAGAACATCGCCGCCTTCGACCCGCTCACCGGCGAGGTCATTCGCAAGCTGCCGCGCTTCACCTTCTACCCCAAGAGCCACTATGTCACCCCACGCGAAACCTTGCTCGAGGCGGTGGAGGGCATCAAGGAAGAGCTCAAGGATCGCCTCGAGTACCTGCACAAGGCCAACAAGCTGGTGGAAGCCCAGCGCCTGGAGCAGCGCACCCGCTTCGACCTGGAAATGATCCTGGAGCTGGGCTACTGCAACGGCATCGAGAACTACTCGCGCTACCTGTCCGGGCGCCCAGCTGGCGCGCCGCCACCCACGCTGTACGACTACCTGCCGGCCGATGCGCTGCTGGTGATCGATGAGTCCCACGTCAGCGTTCCCCAGGTCGGTGCCATGTACAAGGGCGACCGCTCGCGCAAGGAAACGCTGGTGGAGTATGGCTTCCGCCTGCCGTCGGCGCTGGACAACCGCCCCATGCGCTTCGATGAGTGGGAGGCGGTCAGCCCGCAGACCATTTTCGTGTCCGCCACGCCCGGCCCCTACGAGGCCGAGCATGCCGGCAGGGTCGTGGAGCAGGTGGTTCGCCCCACCGGCCTGGTGGACCCGGAGGTGGAGGTGCGCCCGGCGCTGACCCAGGTCGACGACCTGCTTTCGGAGATCGGCAAGCGGGTCGCGGCAGGCGAGCGGGTGCTGGCCACCACCCTGACCAAGCGCATGGCCGAAGACCTCACCGACTACCTGGCCGACCACGACGTGCGTGTGCGCTACCTGCACTCGGACATCGACACCGTCGAGCGGGTGGAGATCATCCGCGACCTGCGCCTGGGCACCTTCGACGTGCTGGTGGGTATCAACCTGCTGCGCGAAGGCCTGGACATGCCCGAAGTGTCCCTGGTGGCCATCCTCGACGCCGACAAGGAAGGCTTCCTGCGCTCGGAGCGCTCGTTGATCCAGACCATCGGCCGGGCCGCGCGCAACCTCAACGGCAAGGCGATCCTCTATGCCGACCAGGTCACCGGTTCCATGCAGCGGGCCATCGACGAGACCGAGCGGCGCCGGGCCAAGCAGATCGACTTCAACCAGGCTCACGGCATCGTGCCCAAGGGCGTGGTCAAGGACATCACCGACATCATGGAAGGCGCCAGCGTGCCCGGCGGGCGAAGCAAGAAACGCAAGGCCATGGCCAAGGCGGCAGAGGAGAGCGCCCGCTACGAGGCCGAGCTGCAGACCCCGGCCCAGATCACCAAGCGCATCAAGCTGCTGGAAGAGAAGATGTTCCAGTTGGCCCGAGACCTGGAGTTCGAGGCCGCGGCGCAGCTGCGTGACGAAATCGCCCAATTGCGCGATCGCCTGATCGCCAGCTGA
- a CDS encoding amino acid aminotransferase produces the protein MSLFSAVELAPRDPILGLNEAFNADTRTAKVNLGVGVYCNEEGRIPLLRAVIEAETQRAAQHASRGYLPIDGIATYDQAVQKLLFGAESPLLAAGRVVTVQAVGGTGALKIGADFLKRLSPNAVVAISDPSWENHRALFETAGFPVQNYRYYDAPSNDVDRAGMLEDLNNLPSGSIIVLHACCHNPTGVDLGLDDWKNVLEVVKAKGHVPFLDMAYQGFGDGIAEDAFAVRLFAESGLDFFVSSSFSKSFSLYGERVGALSIVTGSKDESTRVLSQVKRVIRTTYSNPPTHGASIVAAVLNSTELRQMWEAELGEMRGRIHGMRKQMVELLAAYGAKRDFSFVGRQRGMFSYSGLTAEQVGRLKDEFGIYALDTGRICVAALNQSNIHVVTKAIVEVL, from the coding sequence ATGAGCCTGTTTTCCGCTGTCGAGCTGGCACCCCGCGACCCCATCCTGGGCCTCAACGAAGCATTCAACGCCGATACCCGTACCGCCAAGGTCAACCTGGGCGTGGGCGTCTATTGCAATGAGGAAGGCCGTATCCCGCTGCTGCGCGCGGTGATCGAAGCCGAGACCCAGCGTGCCGCCCAGCACGCCTCCCGCGGCTACCTGCCGATCGACGGTATCGCCACCTACGACCAGGCGGTGCAAAAGCTGCTGTTCGGCGCCGAGTCGCCGCTGCTGGCTGCAGGCCGCGTGGTGACCGTGCAGGCGGTCGGCGGCACCGGTGCTCTGAAGATCGGCGCGGACTTCCTCAAGCGCCTCTCCCCGAACGCCGTGGTCGCCATCAGCGACCCGAGCTGGGAAAACCACCGCGCCCTGTTCGAAACCGCCGGCTTCCCGGTGCAGAACTACCGTTACTACGATGCACCGAGCAACGACGTCGACCGCGCCGGCATGCTCGAGGACCTGAACAACCTGCCGTCCGGCTCGATCATCGTCCTGCACGCCTGCTGCCACAACCCGACCGGCGTCGACCTGGGCCTGGACGACTGGAAGAACGTCCTGGAAGTGGTCAAGGCCAAGGGCCACGTGCCGTTCCTCGACATGGCCTACCAGGGCTTCGGCGACGGCATCGCCGAAGACGCCTTCGCCGTGCGCCTGTTCGCCGAGTCTGGCCTGGACTTCTTCGTCTCCAGCTCGTTCTCCAAGTCGTTCTCGCTGTACGGCGAGCGCGTCGGCGCCCTGTCGATCGTCACCGGCTCCAAGGACGAAAGCACCCGCGTGCTGTCCCAGGTCAAGCGCGTGATCCGCACCACCTACTCCAACCCGCCGACCCACGGTGCCAGCATCGTCGCCGCCGTGCTCAACAGCACTGAGCTGCGCCAGATGTGGGAAGCCGAGCTGGGCGAGATGCGTGGCCGCATCCATGGCATGCGCAAGCAGATGGTCGAGCTGCTGGCCGCGTACGGTGCCAAGCGCGATTTCAGCTTCGTCGGTCGCCAGCGCGGCATGTTCTCCTACTCGGGCCTGACCGCAGAGCAGGTCGGCCGCCTGAAGGACGAGTTCGGAATCTATGCCCTGGATACCGGTCGCATCTGCGTGGCCGCGCTGAACCAGAGCAACATCCACGTGGTCACCAAGGCCATCGTCGAAGTGCTGTAA